The genomic stretch TCATGATTTGACATTTTTTGTACGCTTACGGTTTACTTTGACAacggtattttagtaattttataactttgatTAAATGAGGTTTTATTAAGTTATTTCAtgaatttattacttattttcaattaaatacatACTCAAAATAGTCAATTTGATGACGTCTTTCGTCTAGGGGACAATATTTTTGGAGAAGAGTGTTATAGTAGTctcttacttactgagtgttttatcactcaatTTCATGTTTTCATATGTGCAAATATAGGTGATTATGATGACTGTGAGATGAGCGACAATCCACAAGCATAGAGTTGCGAagacatttttgttatttcatttttctatcgGATTTTACACTTTCATTGCTATTTATGTATTTAGCtacatttattataacttttcaGTTAATGTTTTGAGTTTGGGGACATCTTTTATACGCTTCCGACATATGATTTAATGagtttatcttaataatttttcaaaaattaataaataaggttttatttaaaggttttatgagttttattgtaagcttttgaaataaatgcatgctcaaatagtcaatttagtgacattttcttttatagggCAGTACTTCTGGAGAGGAGTGTCACAATGACTATGCTGGAAATGCCCATGCATTGACGGGAGTACAAATAGGAGATCACTCATGGTGATACCTACTATGAATCCAAAGTTGACAGATGATAACTATCGATACTAAAGGGAGCAGAGTGTAAACATGGTTGAATCGTTTGATCTTGAAGACCATTTAACGGGTTTGTGTTGTGTCCTTCAcctttcacatatttgaaaaatgaaaatagttcTAAGGTGCTTAAAAGACGAAATCCACAGTATTTGATCTGCAAGAAGCATGAGAGAGTCTTAATGACTTGGTTGTTAGCTTCAATTTCTGATTATATGTTCACTTATGTTTTTAAATGTGTGACTGTGAATGAGATATGGAGCACGTTGCAGACTCACTTTATCTCAGAGTCTAGAGTTAAGATTACTCAGTTAAAACTCACCTTGCAAACCTTAAAGAAGCGATCAATGAGTATAAATGAATATGTCAGGAAAATGCAGGAGATTTATAATGTTTTGACTGCTAGTGGTCAGGTGATCTCTGAAGAAGAGTTAATCAATTTCATTTTGGATGGTTTAGGAGGTGAGTATGATCTTGCGAAAATATCTTGTCAAAAATGGATTCTGAAACTGATATGATCAATTTAGTAGAGGTTAAGAGCTTGTTATAAAAGTATGAACACATTGAATGGAGGTTGATTCAAAGCTCAGGATATAGCTTTGATGTGCATGGAGGAGTAGCAAATTTTGCTAGAAGTACTAGTGGAAGTGGATTAATGCTAATGAGATCTAGAGGCATGGTGAATGAAAGGGGAGCATATGTAGCTGGCAATGCTCCAAGAGAGACTCAGTTTGGGTATAGGCAAAATTCACAACCTAAAGGATTTAGTTATGACAGTCATCAGTCTAGAGGAAAAGGCAGAGGTGAAACTTTTATGAAACCTAAGGTTGTTTGCCAGGGGCGTGGAAAAAGTTATCTCATTGCCTTAAAATGTTGCCACAGGTTTGATGTTACATTTTTGGGGGATGAGCAATTTCACTTAAATCAGAATAGTGGTGGATATGGTAGAATAtcacaaattaacaaataagaagTAGACGATGATTTTCAGTATGATGATGATGGAGGTCAGGCTACTAAAAATACAACTCAGAGAGCATGTAAAATGTCTAGGTCAAAAATGATGAACACAGGAAAAGCAAAAGGTGCTCTGACCGGTTCATTGAACTTGGAGAATTATGATCATGCACAGGCGCTTACAGCCACTCCTCATATGGTTAAAGACCTCAGCTGTTATATGGACTTTGGAGCTGCCGATCATGTAGTATCTAATACCAAGCAACTGGATGGTAAGATGCAATACAATGGAAACAACAGCTTCAAGTAGGAAATAGAGGCTGCATACCGATATCTCATATAGGTTATATTTCTTTACCTTTGAAATTTGCCGATAAAACGTccatttaaaacatattttttatatgccAAATATTACAAAAGAACCTATTAAGTATCCCCAAATTAACAAATGACAACAATGTCATAGTGGAATTCAGTCCTGATAAGTGTCTGGTTAGAGATAGAGACTCAAAAATTGTTCTGCTACAAGGTGTACTCAAAGATGGTTTATGTCAGTCATTTGGTGAGTCTGTAAATAAATGTCATAGTGAAGATACTGTCATAAACCCAAGTCTCTATAATTTGTAGTTAGTTCATCCATTAAATAAGTTTGTGTATCAAATAAGTAAGACAGATCCTATATTGTGGAATAAAAGGCTTGGACACCCCTTTGGTTTGTGCTTGAGGGAGGATGTAAAGAATGATGGGTTGAAGTTTTAATGGCATTAGTAACAAGATCAATACGCTGCGTTTTCGAGAAGCAGGATTTTTGAAGAAGCACGACGTCGTTTCTCATCTATGACTGTTGAAGATATTTTTAGATAAAGTTTGTGCCAGCTATTTTTTGTTACCGGTGAAGCTCCGGACTTCTACtgctttttctcttcttctacAAACTCTTCTCTCTTCTGTTGATTTTTAATCAAGTTTTAGTGAGTTTGTTCTTGATGTAATGTTAGTAGATCTGATGGTTCAGGTTAGTTGTAAAAAGGTCGTTTCTCTGTTGAAGATGCACGGTGTTGATCAATCTTGGCCGTGAGGTACAACTCATACATAAAGTTGTATAAAAACAGTTTcagttgtttttgttttcagttaataaaattttcagaggttattcaataaaattcctTCTGGTTTAGTTTGGTTGTTCTTGATTTGCATTTATAGAAATCAATAGTTGTTTGTCGTTTTTCGTGACATATATTTGCATTTAAATAGCTGTGAACTATGCCCTTTCACTGTTAATTTTCGCAATACAGTCTTTGAGTTTGAAGGCTGGTTTTATAAGTAAAATCAAAGAGCATTTTACATTCTGTGTGTAATAGAAAGTGGACGAAGAAGAAGTTTTTCCTCTTGTTAGAAAGTAACCAATTTGAGTGATCAAGGAGATTTGTGACTACCGCTATTCTTGACATTTAATGCAAAGCAAGGGCCATTTAATGCTATTCTTCTCCCAACAATGTAAGTATTGGCATGGTGCTGCTTCTTTTAACGTTTACCCcttcttctaattttttgattttctgGGGATGAAGCAGCGAGGTCTGTTGTGGTTCAATCAAAATGAGGTAAGCACAGACCAGGATTAATGATGAAAGGATGCATGTTGTATATTAGATTCTGTTCCTACCCCATGTTTCGCTTATTAAGTAATTGGAGTTAAAACCTGTCAGTTTTAAAGAATTAGAGCAGGAATCTATCCAAGTTAGATCGGTTTCGACTCCTATCGAAAGCCAAAATCTGCATATTTCACGGTTCCGGTTTTAGTTTGGGTATTTTGCTCACCCTTATTTAGTACATGTACGAATAAGTCTTTAAGCATTGAAAGAATAAATACCTGTCATTTTCGTATGTTTAGAAGATTgtaaattttctcatttttagaGATTCATTATTAGGAAtgggtcaatttttttttttaattgtttcctAAATTATACAGTCTCTAGACCAAAATACAATGCATGTTTTACCATTATATGATATGATGACCTTATAACActcatgataaaaaattaaataaataaaacaagaaacgaTTCGtttattacataaaatcaacctgattaaataaagtaaacaaGAAGGTTGAAACATGAACACTCAGATGTTAAGTGACGCATGGATGTCGCGTCTCAGATATTCACGGGTCAAACCCACGTTCTTTCGCCTGGAAATATAAGAATGATTCCAGAGTATGATGACTGCGAAAGAACCCATTGCCATAGTAAATATAGGAATCCATGGCATGCCATCTTTGAAGACAATGAATACATTTGCACAAAACCCTACCGTCACAAATACTATTGAAATTAATAGTAAGCCTAATCCTTTCATTAAATCTTCAAGCCCTGAGTCGAAGCCTGTTTCTTCATATGGGTGAGAGAAAACGGATATTAACTTTTCTAATGATAAAGAGGAGAAGAATAACGCTGCAgcaattgataatataaaaattatgaaggAAGCTCTTTGAACAAAATTGGGAGTCCCAGTTTCTTCTTTGGTGCCACCTGGTACTGTTAAACCTGCTGCGACAGCCATGGTGATAATAAGTGTTACTACCACGATGCATGCATTAGCAGTCTCCTTAATCCATTTGTCAGCCTTTTTGCTTAACTCTTTATGCTGTTCAGTAAATAAAGCTCTAGCAGTCTTGCCGTCATTATTTGGAGCTTCAGGATCCACTGGACCCAAGATCTTCTTCACTGCCTACAATCAGTTAAGAAACATCTATCGATcactgaaataaaattatttttattcccAAAAAAAGGGCTGAGGGCATTACATATTCACCTTGAACCACAACTGCTCTAGCGTCATCCGGTAAACTGGCACAGCTGATTCATTAATGGACCTATCTTCTGGTGGCAGCTTTGCAGCCAAATGCAATATGTTGTTCCCCTGTGTATCTGTTTTCTGGACTATCAAATCCTTCTTCAATGGACCTATCTTATGAATGAAACGGAAAATTCTGTCCTGACGATACATAACAGCAACATGAAATATGCTGTGATGATTTTCGTCTACTTCAAGCATCATATCAGGATATGTCTCCCAAATTATGTGTAGAAGCTCGTCGTTTCCTCGTTTTGCAGCTTCAAACATGAGTGCCCAAGGTTTTCTTATAATTTCAGATATCCGGGATTCATCCAAAAGTAGAACTTGTTTCCAAACGCATTTGATTAGCTCGAAAGCGGTGTGGGGAGTCTTTTCACCGACATCTGTAACAACATAATTATcgtaattttcatataatttagatacaggGGAGTCTTTTCCCCACCACAAACAATTAAAGTTAGAgtaacaataaattaagaaataaacaaaacaatcaaGCAAATTAGTGCTCacataatatttcaaatttagcCTCTTCAATCCAATAGTCAAAGCCCATCCTAACCCTGTACTGTAGCTCCCTCTCATTTATCCGATCCCTGAAGCCGAGCTTGTTTATATCCTGCACAAATTGTCTCCTCAACGCTGAATTATGTCCCTTTATCACCACTCTTTTCACACCATTACCTGGTTTAAAACAACATGCATGCAAGCACCATTAATGTCCTTACCTACAATAGCTTTTAACAATTTGGTGTCGAAATCAGAAGCTGTTAAATAGATTATAGAGTATCCTAATCAAATCATAGAAATTAATAGAATTTCATCAATTATTACTTTAGAGGAGCAAATTTGGCAAATAAATGTTACATAGTAAATAACAAATGCTATCTTGTCATCTCAATTAATATATTGGTCATATTAAAAccttcaaataaaaagaaaaagaaaactaattaaTGCATAGGGAAAGTGTAAATGTTACAGAGAACTAACAAAGTAGGATCAGAAATCTCATGGCAGATTTAATCCAGTCAAAATGAGAAGTAGGTCTCAGCACAGGCATTTTAGCCAAGTGATGTAATGCTGTCAACTGGTTTTTATCTCGCGCAATAGCCATCTTTGGGTGCCTCTCTACCAAATCCAATGCAATATCTACCAAAACAATGACCAACatagtaaataatataaattaaactttactTCTTATACATCAATTGGATCTATCCAATTAATGGTGTGCTATCCTCAATTTACTCAATTAAGAAAGcggttaaatttgaattgtatcATGAAGAAAAGAATATAGAATATCACAAAATTTTGATGtatataatttacatatttacTATTCCATTAAATCAATCTTTACCATTAATATATGATTGGTATTATTAAGTTGAGCATTTGTATGACAAGTATGCATCATTGTGGTGTTTCTTAGTGTTTTCCTTTGGAGGTAAGATCATGTATAGTGGCGGACCCATAAATGATATTTAGGGGGTCAGTGTTATagtaacataaatatattttaaattaaaataaacataaatatttatattaatatatatagtgtGGCTTAcaaatattaacataaatatttgtattgGAAGAGGGTTGATAATTTTATAGAGAAAGTGGTAAGCAAGTAAGAAGCACAAATAACTCTCCCTCATATAGTCTATCTTCATTACTTGTTTATAGAGCTAGATTCGAGTTAAGTTAAATTCAAGCTTGACATAATTTAGGGAAGTTAAACTTGTACTCAAACTTACCCAACTCTTCTCAATTTTGTTCAAGTTTGGCTCACTTGAAAGGAGAAAAACTCTAGTTGAACTAAGTTAAGTTTTTAGTTTAGCTCGATAttgtaatcaaacaaaaaatgactaaaattatattgttttaatgcTTACTAGTCAgaacgatgttattttaattgattcatatcaatttttttaggcTTATGAGCTTAGCGAGCCGAACACCCCTTGAACTTgagatcaaacaaaaaaatttttaatcttcaaatttgaacttcaacttgagctcaaattcatttgaattgaacttgttTTGGGCTTGTTCGAATtaaactcattttcaaatttaaacaagcTCGACTTAAATCAACCATacttgttacttttcaaaaattgaaaatacacTTGATAGCATAATATatcatacatataatataaggtGGTAAAATGGGGAGTGTGTGAGTGTGCGCATGTGAGTCTGTATATATAtaggggtgtgtgtgtgtgtgtgtgtataatgCTAATTAAAACATTAGTGTTAGGTTTTTAATAGCTTTACAAGTAGCCAAAATAAAGAAGCAAGAAGACTTACCATACAAACCATGGTTAATCAGACTGACAAGCAATTCGATGCGATCAGAATCATCTAATAACTCTTCCCCAGTAGCTTCATAAAGGAGTTCTGTCATCTCTTTGTTTCCCTTCAGAGCTGCCACGACAAGGGGTAACATATCATTATCACCtttgttatttattaagtcttctttcttctccatcATAGCCTTGACAATTGCAACCCTGTTGGACGCAGCTGCAAGAAAAAAGGCCGTATTGCCAGCATTATTCTTTATTTCCAAATcctctattttcattttttcaaccAGCTTTTTCACAAAAGTTGTGCTGCTTGCTTCAGCTGCAATATGGAGAGCGGTGTCCCCTTCATTTGATAGCTTAGCCGTAATATCGTTATCACTTTCCTTGAAAATTATTTCAGCTGTGTCCCAATCACCTTCAAGTGCAGCCCAGTGTAGTCTGAAGTGCCTATTTCTCGTTTCAATTTCTGTTGAGTGGTCAGAATCAGATATAGCGCTTTTTGCATGTGCAAATGTACCAGCCGGTTTTTCATAAGGTGGGGCAATCAGAATCTCAAGTTTATTTTCAGTTGAGGCACTTTCTGATGTAGAATGATCTTTCATGATTTCTTTGCTCTGCATTGGTGgtaaatctaaaataaacatTAAGTTACTATCAGTCGACAATGTATTTTGTAGCATAACATGTAGCATTGTCATTGTTATTATTTCAGATATCACTGCATATATTTAATCTAACAAATAGATTACAAACTTTTGAATACTAACTCATATTAATTAAACctcaataaaatttatcaaaaaattaaatttctgaAATGTCTCAATAAAACAAGTGGGATTTATCcagaattttattacatatctTGTTAGATGAATCAGCTACTCCTCTACTGCAGTTGAATTCATTTGCCTTTGTTGCTGTTATTAaggatttaaattttgtttaagtaaatTCAGCTCAGTTTACTAGATAATTATAGGTTAATTGTAATATAGCAATATCTATATAAAgaatagaaagagaaaattgtgaCATTAACggccaataaaaataatatttacacttAACTCTGGCACTTCATAATTTCTTAACGAACAAaagagattaataaaaaaaattaagatgaaCTTAGGAAGAGCAACACATTTGCCTTTGGATACTCAATGGTATTCAGAAAATGCATCttattaaaataagaagaagaaggagaagaaagaaacagatacaaaattaagggaaaagcactatttcccacccaacttttaggcCATTTTCATACCcatgggagatgaaaaacccgtATTCCCACCCATAggcaaacttctgttaattttttctattaaagagaagggtaaaatagttattttactgtttatattaaaaagttataaagtttattactctcTGCCCCCCAGgctttagaaactaatatttcacctttacttaaagtttttaaactttaaaaagtaacattttcacccccaaacctagggtttctatgttttttaaaaattcaaccgcccttatatctttcaaaaatagcagtttcacccccattctttaACTGCATCTTCCGAAGTCGTctccgacctcctccttctcctggtgcaacgacggtggtgtgatgaagagatctttatCTCCTCATTGCACGGTGCAACAAAGAGACAGAGatccgtgcgacgaagagacaaagatctcttcatcgcaccatcgtgcgacgaagaggtctctcttaatcgctccacccagacgacgaagcgtcgtccttcgtctgttcttctagaTTTGGACGATGCTTCGTCCTCCAGATCTAGGCGACGAaaggtcgtccttcgtcgtcctttgtagttgAAGATGAGAGATTGGTGGAATGCGTccgccgtcggtggtggccagagaaggaagcaaaccctaggggtgaaatctaaacttttcaaactttgaggatgggttgaggtgttagtttttaaaacctggagcggggaaatggtgaaattttaaagttttaaagtttataggtaaaatgacgattttacccctgtctctaactgaaaatttggatggcAGTTTGGTCATTGGTGGGAAtaggggtttttcatctcccgtgagtataggtttgagaatggcCTAAAAGTTGGgttggaaatagtccttttccccaAAATTAATTGCAATGTTAAAAACGTACCATCCATTTTTTCACTAGGTGGAGCAATCGTAATCCAGCTGCGTGATCCTTAATAATTTGTGGTAACTCTACAATGAACTTTTTAAGAGTTAGATAATGATTTTCGCAGTATCTTAATTGCAACATTAATTAATCGCTCATCACAAGTATTTCCAgatcttatatattaaatggcaatgaatattaataagaaaaatcttGGCTactataacaaattaaatatattatcaataatgttGACAATGCATGAAAATATAGCAAACTGCAAAAATAATCATAGTAATAACTTAAGACTGCACGaataaaagatgaagaagaagaagaagaaatgggtTGAAAAGACTTGCCTCTATTGGCACCTTGAAAGAAATCTGTAGATAgctaatgtaaaaaaaaaaaaaaaaaaaaaaaaattattctaagtACTTTACCAATTAATGTACTCAAATTCTTCCAAGTTCGGTTATATATATGAACGCTAATATATTGTGCTTACAACTAAATAATTCAGTTACCTGAAAGAAGAAAACGCTGATGTTGGTGTCGTCCAAACCAGTAAGTTGAATTGCAATTCTATTATTGTATAATGAAACCTTTGAGGCCATCTAgtatatatagaaaagaaaaagataaagctATAAGAGAAGTTAACAAACAGTGCAGCCTGAAGTATTCTCAAGCAAAGAATATGCAATTTATTTTGCTTAAGAGGAAATAGAATCATAAGAAGAAGAATCTGATTGATCAATGAAtctttgtaattattaaaaagtaaCTTGTATTTATGAAGACAtctaaataaaagaataaattctgGATTgaggaaataaaataacacttctAGCTCAAAAGAATGAATAATTTGCACTCAAGAACTAGTCAGGTCTCTTAAGACCTCTTAAAAGAAGCCTTGGCCAAACTTATATTCATTATGGTAAAAGAATTAACGCCATCTATGACACCGTTGAACACATCTAAACTTCTCCAAGGTATGGAGAGAACGAGTTCCTTTTTCAGGTTGGTCTGGGACTTTACACCATGAACAACTATGTTTATGGTGACTCAAAAGCAAATTTCTTTGCTAAGGGCTCACGTGCATGGACTGGCTACGCGGCCATGGCCACAGATGAATGAAAGAGACAATTAGGAAGGAGAGACATTATGATTTGCTTTAGAGGAATGGTGACACCCGAAGAGTGGGTAAAAGATCTTGAACAGAATATGactcaaaaaaataagaacttcAGAGAGAAACatcactttttattttcttcaatttcataaatacaTGAGAGGTAActtttatacaataaatttcCTGCCAAACAATTGCTAGTTGTTGACAGCTGTCAATCTTCAATCTTTGCCATTCATCGGAGATCATATCCAACAATGACCTGACCTTTACATCTGAAGAACCAAAACGATAGTGGCTTCATGTGGAAATCTATTCACACtgacaaagaaaattaaacaaaacattttTTGCTTTCCTCAGGAGAAGAAGTACAGAGgcaacttttcattttttttattctacaaAACGCACCACATTATTAACTCTCCAAAACGCACCGCATCACTAAAGTTAAAACTCTGCTACTAACACTATAACTCCACTCTGCTTCTGCTACTACAACCAAAATTTGCTCTTTCACATCTTCCCTTGAGTATGGTCAAATCTCAGCTACACCAATTTTAGGTCAGCACACTGGAAACTCTCATGTACATGAGGGGTTTTTCTTCATCTACATGTCAACTAGAAAACGGGTAAATAATTCATGTAtaagttattttgttttgtataatatttttctcaccATGCCACTATATCCATAGTGACCGGCCAGTCGGAATATGTAAGAATATAACCACAGAAAGCACTAGACTGGTCTATCGAAGAAAAAGATCATTGAGCCTATTTGATTTAGACGAGCTAAGATATACGAACAAAAttcaacttttttgtttttattgttgttatataTGCAGGTTCTTAAAGCAGTTAAGAAACTGGTGAGTCAATATCAAGATGAGGAAATCAGTGTACCAGTAACGGGCCACGGTCTGCGAGGTTCGTTGGCTATATTGAACGCAGTTGACATAGTTGCCGACCGATATAAGAGTAAGTTCGATTGGTCTTGCATGCCTAAAGCCATGGTCACAATTTTTGCCTTTGCAAGTCCTCAAGGTTGGAAACTCACACTTCGTCAAAGTGTTCGATCAATTCAGCAATCTTCATCTCTTGCACACTAGACATTTTCTTGACATTTTTCCTGGACTTCCACCGTTTGCTAATTATTCAAAGGTGGGAACTCTGTTACACATCACCTGGACCAATTTTACAATATGGGACCTTCTACTCCGTACTGTCCTAACCGTCTATGAAATTCTAACAAAGGTGTCACCATTTAAAGAATTTACTCGTGGCAATTGAaatacaagaagaaaagaaaggccTCCTTTTCGTGGCAGCTGCCTGTAAGGTAGCAGCTTTCGGTGCTCCACAGCTTGCAGGTCATCAAGGGGCAGATTTCGCCTCCGCACCTCGGGGTGCTCAGGTGCTCCGCAGCTTCCAGTTCTTCCTAGGGCTAATTTTGCTATAGCACCTTAGGGTGCCCCACAGTTTGCAGGTCAAGGGCAAATTTTGCTACAGCACCTCACGGTGCTCCACTGTTTGCAGGTCTTCCTGGGGAAAATTTTGCCACAACACCTTAGGGTGCTCCGCAGCTTGTAGGTCCTCCTGGTGCAAAATTTGCCACTGACGATACTATCATTCTTGATGATGAGATCGATGAGTCAAATGTGGCGATGGAAAAACTGGCAAATGAAAATTACAAGCTGTTATCTGCAAACTGCTCAACTTCAGACTGCTTAATAATCATGggcaaatattaattataagtatTGCTAAATAAAGTTTGTGCTTCCAGTTTGCACGAGcactaataatatatcatttagaATAAGATCCTCCGCACATGGAGGAGTCACCCTTATTGCCAATGGCTGTATGTGTCCCattatatatcaatgaatgaaaaaaaatatatattaaaatgtgtAATCACTTGTCCAAGAAAGAATTTTGATATCCAATTTCggcttttaaaaaaaaaattagggggCAACGGAAGTTAAAAAATCAGATTTTTTTTGCTTAAGTAACAAAGCAACCTTAAAAGTTGAAACCAAGGTAATTTCCATATCAATTAAGCAATAAACATACACTAATACTGCTTTAGCCCAAGATTTAACAGAATTAGTACTAATTCTGGACTTTTCCTTGCTCAACACAGGTTCTGTGGTGTGATAGCTTAAGCGTAGGAGCACTTGCTGCTAATTTCAGATTGGCAGAAGGTCAGCAGGTAAAGATGCTTACTCTGTCAAGACTCTGTTATGTGTTCTGCAGCTGTATTCATTCTTAATATAAAAGCTGAAGTTTCAAAGAATGAATAAGGTTTTCAGCTGGAGTTTCCACGAATTAAATGAGCAATTTGCTGTAGCCAACAGGTTTAGCTTAAACAAATCAGAATggttatgaaaaagaaaattatcagtGGCCATAATTggttgtatatttatataaaacaacagaaaaattcttcaatcattttaattacaaactTTAATTCATTATAGCGAAAGAATTCAGCTTATTTATGACACCATTGAATAAGACTCATCCCTCCTTCTCcttcttttataattatcttTGAACTTCGGTCTCTCTCTTTACTCTTTAGAAtcaaatacaaagaaaaaacaaatcccACCAAAAGAGTAGTCGTTATAATATGGATGTATTGCTGGTAGCTATCTGGTTCCAGTAGATGCTGGTAGCTATTGAATAAAATTCTATTGCAGTACTCTGTGATGTTTTAGCAAGAGACAGAAAGAGGTTCGGTAActttgtattatttaaatattgacCTGACTTTGTTTGTCTGCTTTGAAATGAAGGATACCTAAACCCTCTTTGTctgttttgaaattttctttataaatagcATGCAAGTGAGCATGTCTTCACAACGCAGTTGAGAgctaaggggaaaaaaaaaaaaagtcatgtcTAATTGGAAGGAGTTAAGCGGGGAGAATAACTGGTCAGGTCTCCTAAAACCTCTCA from Mangifera indica cultivar Alphonso chromosome 6, CATAS_Mindica_2.1, whole genome shotgun sequence encodes the following:
- the LOC123219759 gene encoding uncharacterized protein LOC123219759: MTMLHVMLQNTLSTDSNLMFILDLPPMQSKEIMKDHSTSESASTENKLEILIAPPYEKPAGTFAHAKSAISDSDHSTEIETRNRHFRLHWAALEGDWDTAEIIFKESDNDITAKLSNEGDTALHIAAEASSTTFVKKLVEKMKIEDLEIKNNAGNTAFFLAAASNRVAIVKAMMEKKEDLINNKGDNDMLPLVVAALKGNKEMTELLYEATGEELLDDSDRIELLVSLINHGLYDIALDLVERHPKMAIARDKNQLTALHHLAKMPVLRPTSHFDWIKSAMRFLILLCNGVKRVVIKGHNSALRRQFVQDINKLGFRDRINERELQYRVRMGFDYWIEEAKFEILYVGEKTPHTAFELIKCVWKQVLLLDESRISEIIRKPWALMFEAAKRGNDELLHIIWETYPDMMLEVDENHHSIFHVAVMYRQDRIFRFIHKIGPLKKDLIVQKTDTQGNNILHLAAKLPPEDRSINESAVPVYRMTLEQLWFKAVKKILGPVDPEAPNNDGKTARALFTEQHKELSKKADKWIKETANACIVVVTLIITMAVAAGLTVPGGTKEETGTPNFVQRASFIIFILSIAAALFFSSLSLEKLISVFSHPYEETGFDSGLEDLMKGLGLLLISIVFVTVGFCANVFIVFKDGMPWIPIFTMAMGSFAVIILWNHSYISRRKNVGLTREYLRRDIHASLNI